One Paenarthrobacter aurescens TC1 DNA window includes the following coding sequences:
- a CDS encoding putative molybdopterin cofactor synthesis protein moaD (identified by match to protein family HMM PF02597): MLVRYFAAARAAAGVEEERHVLPEGTSLEELLEAALAVERPLPPEGTPPLARIVARSSFLRNEVAVRDRTAPLGSEDVIDVLPPFAGG, encoded by the coding sequence TTGCTTGTCCGTTACTTCGCTGCCGCACGCGCGGCCGCCGGGGTGGAAGAAGAACGTCACGTCCTCCCGGAAGGCACCAGCCTGGAGGAACTGCTGGAAGCCGCCCTCGCCGTCGAACGCCCTCTGCCTCCCGAAGGCACGCCGCCGCTCGCCAGGATCGTGGCGCGCAGCAGTTTCCTCCGCAATGAGGTGGCCGTCCGGGACCGTACGGCTCCCTTGGGAAGCGAAGACGTCATCGACGTTTTGCCGCCGTTCGCCGGAGGCTAG
- the moaA gene encoding molybdopterin cofactor synthesis protein A (identified by match to protein family HMM PF04055; match to protein family HMM PF06463; match to protein family HMM TIGR02666), producing MSVQLGMPVPPTGGAAGSTESGLAVPPPRPAGTPAGLWDRYGRRATDMRLSLTDKCNLRCTYCMPAEGLEWLSKQAVMTKDEIVRIVRVGVNALGVRELRLTGGEPLVRADLVEIIAGIRSDHPDLPISMTTNGVGLDKKAQALKAAGLTRINVSLDSLHEETFTKLTRRPFLDRVLAGVDAAWAAGLGPVKLNAVLMRGINDAESPDLLAWALGRGYELRFIEQMPLDADHGWTRRNMITAAEIRELLSRDFVLDNDPRERDGAPAERFEVRRRDAATGVATGPVLGTVGIIASVTEPFCSDCRRTRITAEGKIMSCLFSREEFDLLGILREGATDDELASRWQDAMWVKPKAHGMDHTGLGAADFVQPDRSMSAIGG from the coding sequence ATGAGTGTTCAGCTAGGCATGCCGGTGCCCCCTACGGGCGGCGCGGCAGGCAGCACGGAAAGCGGCCTTGCAGTTCCGCCCCCACGTCCCGCAGGCACGCCCGCCGGGCTGTGGGACCGCTATGGTCGGCGCGCAACGGACATGCGCCTGTCCCTGACGGACAAATGCAATCTGCGCTGCACGTACTGCATGCCTGCCGAGGGCTTGGAATGGCTCTCGAAACAGGCCGTGATGACCAAAGACGAAATCGTCCGCATTGTCCGTGTGGGCGTCAACGCCCTGGGCGTACGTGAGCTCCGCCTGACTGGCGGCGAGCCCCTGGTCCGCGCCGACTTGGTGGAAATCATTGCCGGCATCCGGAGCGACCACCCGGACCTCCCCATTTCCATGACCACCAACGGCGTGGGACTGGATAAGAAGGCCCAAGCCCTGAAAGCTGCAGGCCTGACCCGGATCAACGTCTCGCTCGATTCCCTCCACGAGGAGACGTTTACCAAACTGACGCGACGCCCCTTCCTGGACCGCGTCCTGGCCGGCGTAGATGCCGCCTGGGCAGCCGGCTTGGGTCCCGTGAAACTGAATGCTGTGCTGATGCGCGGCATCAACGACGCCGAATCGCCGGACCTCTTGGCTTGGGCCCTGGGCCGCGGATACGAACTCCGCTTCATCGAGCAAATGCCCCTGGATGCCGACCACGGATGGACCCGGCGCAACATGATCACGGCCGCCGAGATTCGTGAACTGCTCTCCCGCGACTTCGTGCTGGACAACGACCCCCGGGAGCGGGACGGCGCCCCGGCCGAACGTTTTGAAGTACGACGCCGGGATGCGGCAACGGGCGTCGCCACAGGGCCGGTCCTCGGTACAGTCGGCATCATCGCATCAGTCACTGAACCGTTCTGCTCCGACTGCCGCCGTACTCGCATCACCGCGGAGGGCAAGATCATGAGCTGCCTTTTCTCCCGCGAAGAATTCGACCTGTTGGGCATTCTCCGTGAGGGTGCCACGGATGACGAATTGGCGTCACGGTGGCAGGACGCCATGTGGGTCAAGCCCAAAGCCCACGGCATGGACCACACCGGTCTCGGCGCAGCGGACTTCGTCCAGCCGGACCGCAGCATGAGCGCAATCGGAGGCTGA
- a CDS encoding two-component system response regulator (identified by match to protein family HMM PF00072; match to protein family HMM PF00486), producing MPFVPGSGAGHPQQTYAESVTTNTASSAPGNRRILLVEDEQTIADVVRDYLLKAGFQVDMAGDGFTALELAASRQPDLVILDRMLPGLDGVEVCRRLRQTMSVPVIMVTALGTEDDRILGLEMGADDYVTKPFSPRELVLRVKSVLRRSIKEFAPEPPVEAAGLELDPASRTVTHGGVPLALTVREFDLLAFMMRRPNQVFSREELIKAVWGWDFGDLSTVTVHVRRLREKIEANPTKPELLKTVWGVGYRFDSKRSDGVTMNVHGKEGEHGRQ from the coding sequence GTGCCCTTTGTGCCAGGATCGGGTGCCGGCCACCCCCAGCAAACCTATGCTGAAAGTGTGACCACAAATACGGCATCATCTGCACCAGGGAATCGTCGCATTCTTCTGGTAGAGGATGAACAGACCATTGCCGACGTTGTCCGCGACTACCTGCTGAAGGCCGGGTTCCAAGTGGACATGGCGGGGGACGGCTTCACCGCCCTCGAGCTGGCAGCCTCTCGTCAACCCGACCTTGTGATCCTGGACCGCATGCTGCCAGGACTGGACGGTGTGGAGGTCTGCCGCCGACTCCGCCAAACCATGAGCGTTCCCGTCATCATGGTCACGGCTCTGGGAACCGAAGACGACCGGATTCTGGGCTTGGAAATGGGAGCGGATGATTACGTCACCAAACCCTTCTCTCCGCGGGAGCTGGTCCTCCGGGTTAAATCGGTACTGCGCCGGAGCATCAAGGAATTCGCGCCGGAACCGCCTGTGGAGGCCGCAGGACTTGAACTGGATCCTGCCTCCCGGACAGTCACGCACGGCGGAGTTCCGCTGGCGCTGACGGTCCGTGAATTCGACCTCCTGGCTTTCATGATGCGAAGGCCCAACCAAGTTTTCAGCCGGGAAGAATTGATCAAGGCCGTCTGGGGCTGGGACTTCGGCGATCTGTCCACAGTCACGGTCCACGTCCGGCGCCTGCGGGAGAAAATCGAAGCCAACCCCACCAAACCCGAACTGCTCAAGACCGTATGGGGCGTCGGCTACCGCTTCGACAGCAAGCGATCCGATGGCGTCACTATGAACGTGCACGGCAAAGAGGGTGAGCATGGAAGGCAGTGA
- a CDS encoding putative signal transduction histidine kinase (identified by match to protein family HMM PF00512; match to protein family HMM PF00672; match to protein family HMM PF02518), which produces MEGSELWAILAWVLFWAVLIGAGTWVLLRLLRRASILAQICLVVVATVAVLVAGMVSAFTAMFISARDLEVMWYILATASAVAVALSLMLGAGVSRNAAHLVDAARRLGRGETLEHTVAEGRGSAPAMTSELAELAQELEASSRSLAESRQREAAIEAARRELVSWISHDLRTPLASMRAMTEALEDGMASDVQGYYRKIIGQTEQMTAMVNDLLELSKIQAGTLRLRAEPLDLYDLVSDALSDLAPLAAKRGIRLDGGGDRECMAVADGPSLARAVRNILLNAIIYSPPGSDVHISVGRDRVGGSGGNAIIAVEDQCGGIPDEDLPHLFETGWQKDPARRTTEEMQGRYSGAGIGLSMVAGIVKAHGGSVTVDNVDGGCRFALSLPAGAPPPESSMSSMTPTHQVIATDNRPGGSS; this is translated from the coding sequence ATGGAAGGCAGTGAGCTGTGGGCCATCCTCGCGTGGGTCTTGTTCTGGGCCGTGCTCATCGGTGCCGGCACTTGGGTGCTTCTCCGGCTGCTTCGCAGGGCCTCAATACTCGCCCAGATCTGCCTGGTGGTGGTGGCCACCGTTGCCGTTCTGGTGGCGGGCATGGTCAGTGCCTTCACCGCGATGTTCATCTCCGCGAGGGACCTCGAAGTCATGTGGTACATCTTGGCCACTGCCTCGGCGGTTGCTGTTGCACTGTCCCTCATGCTTGGTGCCGGCGTCTCCCGGAACGCTGCCCACCTGGTGGACGCTGCCCGGCGCCTGGGGCGTGGCGAAACACTGGAACATACCGTGGCGGAGGGTCGGGGGAGCGCTCCTGCCATGACGTCCGAACTCGCCGAACTGGCCCAGGAACTTGAGGCCAGCAGCCGGAGCCTGGCCGAGTCCCGGCAACGCGAAGCCGCCATTGAGGCCGCCCGTCGCGAGCTGGTGTCGTGGATTTCGCATGACCTCCGAACACCCTTGGCCAGCATGCGCGCCATGACCGAAGCCCTTGAAGATGGCATGGCATCAGATGTTCAGGGCTATTACCGGAAGATCATCGGGCAAACGGAACAAATGACGGCCATGGTCAACGACCTCTTGGAACTATCCAAAATTCAGGCAGGCACCCTCCGCCTGCGTGCCGAGCCGCTGGACCTTTATGACCTCGTCAGCGATGCGCTCTCGGACTTGGCACCTTTGGCCGCGAAACGCGGAATCAGGCTCGACGGCGGCGGTGACCGGGAGTGCATGGCCGTCGCCGACGGACCAAGCCTGGCCCGGGCCGTGCGAAACATACTCCTCAACGCCATCATCTACAGCCCACCAGGCAGCGACGTCCACATTAGCGTCGGCCGGGATCGCGTGGGAGGTTCCGGCGGGAACGCCATTATCGCTGTGGAGGATCAGTGCGGCGGCATCCCGGACGAGGACCTCCCGCACCTGTTCGAAACGGGCTGGCAGAAAGACCCCGCCCGCCGCACCACGGAAGAGATGCAAGGCCGCTACAGCGGTGCAGGCATCGGCCTGAGCATGGTGGCCGGCATCGTCAAGGCACATGGGGGATCGGTCACCGTGGACAACGTCGACGGCGGTTGCCGCTTTGCGTTGTCATTGCCGGCTGGGGCACCCCCACCGGAATCATCGATGTCATCAATGACTCCTACCCATCAAGTCATCGCAACTGACAACCGCCCTGGAGGCTCGTCATGA
- a CDS encoding putative molybdopterin oxidoreductase domain protein (identified by match to protein family HMM PF00174; match to protein family HMM PF03404), with translation MSTLAPDSTQQRRIMGKPVLWAAAAGVAAGAAGIAAGELTAGLLSPLVSPVTALGGAVIDAVPPGVKDLAVQLFGTADKIVLVVCIVVVAGILAALAGVLERRRTGWGLALAGLAGAAGLTAVVTRAQASPQAALAPIVAAILTMLLLRTLIRRLATWAPSEETPGREKAPLARRSFLNALAGTSLAAVVAGTVTTVLTRATAVASGFRGSMTLPEPATPAQAIPAGASLPVDGISPLVTPNADFYRIDTALTVPAIDPPAWTLKVTGMVEREVEIDFATLLAKPMTERHITIACVSNNVGGDLIGNALWLGWPVRELLAMAGPKAGADMVLSTSNDGWTASTPLEALTDDRDALLAVGMNGEPLPLEHGFPVRMIVPGLYGFVSATKWLTELKVTRFTDDTAYWTPRGWSDHGPIKTQSRIDVPRSGRSVQAGKVQFGGVAWAQHRGINRVELRVNRGPWQQAALAGAISTDTWYQWQLGIDLTPGDYEVQVRATDSSGVPQTEDKAPVAPDGATGYHTINVKVG, from the coding sequence ATGAGTACGCTCGCACCCGATAGCACCCAGCAGCGTCGCATCATGGGCAAGCCCGTATTGTGGGCCGCTGCGGCCGGGGTAGCAGCCGGAGCCGCCGGGATCGCGGCGGGCGAACTGACAGCAGGCCTCCTGAGCCCGCTGGTATCGCCGGTCACAGCCCTTGGTGGCGCCGTGATCGACGCCGTGCCGCCGGGAGTCAAAGACCTGGCAGTCCAGTTGTTCGGCACCGCAGACAAAATCGTGCTGGTGGTGTGCATCGTGGTCGTCGCAGGAATTCTGGCAGCGCTCGCTGGTGTCCTGGAACGCCGCCGGACCGGCTGGGGCCTGGCACTCGCTGGACTGGCGGGCGCAGCAGGACTGACCGCCGTCGTGACCCGAGCCCAAGCGAGCCCCCAAGCGGCCCTTGCACCGATCGTTGCCGCCATTCTCACCATGCTGCTGCTGCGAACGCTCATACGTCGGCTCGCAACCTGGGCTCCGTCCGAAGAAACCCCCGGGCGCGAAAAGGCGCCATTGGCTCGGCGAAGCTTTCTGAACGCCTTGGCTGGAACCTCACTCGCCGCCGTCGTAGCCGGAACGGTGACCACTGTCCTCACCAGGGCCACAGCGGTGGCTTCCGGTTTCCGCGGCTCCATGACGCTCCCGGAACCCGCCACCCCGGCGCAAGCCATTCCTGCGGGTGCGTCCTTGCCGGTGGATGGCATCAGCCCTTTGGTCACCCCGAATGCGGATTTCTACAGGATCGACACCGCATTGACCGTGCCGGCCATCGACCCCCCTGCCTGGACACTGAAGGTCACCGGAATGGTGGAACGCGAAGTTGAAATCGACTTCGCTACCCTCCTTGCCAAGCCCATGACAGAACGCCACATCACCATCGCCTGCGTGTCCAACAACGTAGGTGGCGACCTCATAGGCAATGCCCTCTGGCTGGGCTGGCCCGTGAGGGAACTCCTGGCAATGGCAGGACCCAAAGCCGGCGCAGACATGGTCCTCTCCACCAGTAACGACGGCTGGACGGCCAGCACTCCCTTGGAGGCCCTCACCGATGACCGTGACGCGCTCCTGGCCGTAGGCATGAACGGTGAACCCCTTCCGCTGGAACACGGATTCCCCGTACGGATGATCGTGCCGGGCCTCTACGGCTTTGTCTCCGCCACCAAATGGCTCACTGAACTGAAGGTCACACGTTTCACCGACGACACCGCGTATTGGACGCCCCGCGGCTGGAGCGATCACGGGCCCATCAAGACGCAATCGCGCATTGATGTACCCCGCAGCGGCCGGAGCGTCCAAGCAGGCAAGGTGCAGTTCGGCGGTGTGGCATGGGCCCAGCACAGGGGAATCAACCGCGTCGAGCTCCGCGTCAACCGCGGACCGTGGCAGCAGGCAGCGCTTGCCGGAGCCATCTCCACTGACACTTGGTATCAGTGGCAGTTGGGCATCGACCTCACGCCAGGGGACTACGAAGTGCAAGTCCGGGCCACCGATTCCAGCGGTGTTCCCCAGACCGAAGACAAGGCACCTGTAGCCCCCGACGGTGCCACCGGATATCACACCATCAACGTCAAGGTGGGCTGA
- the moeA gene encoding molybdopterin cofactor synthesis protein moeA (identified by match to protein family HMM PF00994; match to protein family HMM PF03453; match to protein family HMM PF03454; match to protein family HMM TIGR00177), producing MSVPRSVAAHRQAVVELLTGVSADRGKLRLPLLEALGKALAVDVYAPLSLPPFDNSQMDGFAVRSADIPDGGAELRVAEPVPAGAAPAALKPGFAAPIMTGAVIPEGADAVVPIEKATPNAFPDPAAGEAVVVLPSVAPGTYVRDSGSDIGKGELALVAGTRMGPAQLGLLAALGLTTVEVRKPWRVLLVTTGDEVVEPGKELTAGKIFDSNGTLLEASMRQAGLDVVRTGISDDDPSKLLAVLQRHTGPAEDRVDVIVTTGGVSKGAYEVVRQAMANQPVEFLPVAMQPGGPQGLGTVEGVPFLGFPGNPVSCLVSFEMFLRPALSQVLGTPAQRPVLKARLAESLTSPEGKHQVRRGTMGADGTVRMEGGAGSHLVHALARANALVQIPGDVTELAEGDEVEVWML from the coding sequence ATGTCCGTGCCCAGATCTGTTGCAGCCCACCGCCAGGCAGTGGTGGAACTGCTGACCGGCGTCAGTGCGGATAGGGGTAAGCTCCGCCTGCCACTGCTGGAGGCGCTGGGCAAAGCGCTCGCCGTCGATGTCTACGCGCCCCTCTCCCTGCCCCCGTTCGACAATTCCCAAATGGACGGCTTTGCCGTCCGCTCGGCAGACATTCCCGACGGCGGTGCGGAGCTCCGGGTAGCTGAGCCGGTTCCGGCAGGTGCCGCGCCGGCAGCACTCAAGCCCGGCTTTGCCGCCCCCATCATGACCGGGGCCGTGATCCCCGAGGGGGCCGACGCCGTCGTGCCCATTGAAAAGGCGACGCCGAACGCTTTCCCGGACCCTGCAGCGGGGGAGGCTGTTGTCGTCCTGCCTTCAGTCGCTCCCGGCACCTACGTCCGGGACAGCGGCAGCGACATTGGGAAGGGTGAACTGGCGCTGGTCGCAGGCACCCGGATGGGACCCGCACAGTTGGGTCTCTTGGCGGCCTTAGGCCTGACAACCGTTGAAGTCCGCAAACCTTGGCGCGTGCTTCTGGTCACAACCGGAGACGAGGTAGTGGAGCCCGGGAAGGAACTCACTGCCGGCAAGATTTTCGACTCCAACGGAACACTGCTCGAAGCCTCCATGCGACAGGCCGGCCTGGACGTGGTCCGCACCGGAATTTCCGATGACGACCCCTCCAAACTGCTGGCGGTCCTCCAACGTCACACCGGACCGGCGGAGGACCGGGTAGATGTCATCGTCACCACAGGGGGAGTGAGTAAGGGCGCCTACGAAGTAGTCCGGCAGGCCATGGCGAACCAGCCGGTGGAATTCCTGCCGGTCGCCATGCAGCCAGGTGGACCGCAGGGATTGGGCACCGTCGAGGGTGTTCCGTTCCTTGGCTTCCCGGGAAATCCGGTCAGCTGCCTGGTCTCCTTCGAGATGTTTCTCCGACCGGCCCTTTCACAGGTACTGGGAACGCCTGCGCAGCGGCCGGTGCTCAAAGCACGTTTGGCCGAATCGCTGACCTCGCCGGAAGGAAAACACCAGGTTCGCCGCGGAACCATGGGCGCCGATGGCACGGTCCGGATGGAAGGCGGCGCAGGTTCCCACCTGGTCCACGCCCTGGCCCGGGCAAACGCGCTGGTGCAGATCCCCGGCGACGTCACGGAACTCGCCGAAGGGGACGAAGTGGAAGTATGGATGCTGTGA
- the moaC gene encoding molybdenum cofactor biosynthesis protein C (identified by match to protein family HMM PF01967; match to protein family HMM TIGR00581), giving the protein MDAVNHTPENSGGLTHLRQDGTAQMVDVSEKAVTTREATATATVRSTPNVLALLGAGELPKGDALAVARVAGIMAAKKTPELIPLCHPLPISKVTVDFELGADSVEILASVKTRGVTGVEMEALTAASVAALSVYDMIKAVDKHAVLTDIRVLAKSGGKSGDWDVSGESTPREAGA; this is encoded by the coding sequence ATGGATGCTGTGAACCACACTCCCGAAAATTCCGGTGGCCTGACCCACCTCAGGCAGGACGGCACTGCGCAGATGGTGGACGTTTCAGAAAAAGCCGTCACCACGCGTGAAGCCACCGCCACAGCCACTGTCCGCAGCACGCCTAACGTCCTGGCCCTGCTGGGCGCCGGTGAGCTGCCCAAGGGCGATGCCCTCGCCGTGGCACGTGTTGCGGGGATCATGGCGGCGAAGAAGACACCCGAGCTGATTCCGTTGTGCCATCCCTTGCCGATCTCCAAGGTCACGGTGGACTTCGAGCTGGGCGCCGACTCTGTTGAAATCCTGGCGAGCGTCAAGACCAGAGGCGTGACCGGCGTCGAAATGGAAGCCCTGACGGCTGCCTCGGTTGCCGCATTGAGCGTCTACGACATGATCAAGGCCGTGGACAAGCATGCAGTGCTGACCGATATTCGTGTGCTCGCCAAGAGCGGTGGAAAAAGCGGAGACTGGGACGTTTCCGGAGAATCGACCCCCAGGGAGGCCGGCGCGTGA
- the moaE gene encoding molybdopterin converting factor, subunit 2 (identified by match to protein family HMM PF02391): MGIETNFEVVSAVLSAEPISVDQAIRAVESDTAGAVVSFSGVVRNHDDGKAVDRLSYSAHPTAHQVMSDVVAQLVAEHSGEAAQPVRIWAAHRIGMLEIGDPALVCAVAAAHRGQAFAVCSELVDRVKEQVPIWKEQFFSDGTVEWVGAGE; the protein is encoded by the coding sequence ATGGGCATTGAAACAAACTTTGAAGTGGTGAGCGCAGTCCTCAGCGCCGAGCCCATTTCCGTAGACCAAGCCATCAGGGCAGTGGAGTCGGATACCGCCGGAGCAGTGGTCAGCTTCAGTGGCGTCGTTCGAAATCACGACGACGGCAAGGCAGTGGACCGGCTAAGCTACAGCGCGCATCCCACGGCGCATCAGGTGATGTCGGACGTCGTGGCGCAGCTGGTTGCCGAGCACTCCGGAGAAGCGGCGCAACCCGTTCGGATCTGGGCAGCCCACCGGATCGGCATGTTGGAGATCGGTGATCCCGCGCTGGTGTGTGCAGTGGCTGCCGCCCATCGAGGCCAAGCATTCGCTGTGTGCTCCGAACTCGTGGACCGGGTCAAAGAGCAGGTCCCCATATGGAAGGAACAGTTCTTTTCTGACGGCACCGTGGAATGGGTGGGAGCAGGGGAGTAG
- the dapB gene encoding dihydrodipicolinate reductase (identified by similarity to SP:P42976; match to protein family HMM PF01113; match to protein family HMM PF05173; match to protein family HMM TIGR00036), which produces MTEQLAVAVLGAHGRMGIEAVKAVDAAEDMKLVAALGRGDSLEKLLDAGAQYVVDLTVPDITETNVRFAVEHGIHAVVGTTGWDAHRLDSLRSLLEQKPDTGVLIAPNFALGSVLASAFAAKASQYFESVEIIELHHPNKVDAPSGTAVRTAQLIAEARQEAGVPASPDATETSLDGARGCDVDGVRVHSVRLRGLVAHQEVLFGGPGEQLTLRHDSFDRASFMPGVLLGLRKVAANPGLTVGLDGYLDLGL; this is translated from the coding sequence ATGACCGAACAACTTGCTGTTGCAGTGCTGGGCGCCCACGGGCGCATGGGAATTGAAGCCGTTAAGGCTGTTGACGCAGCCGAAGACATGAAGCTCGTAGCCGCTCTGGGCCGCGGCGATTCCCTGGAGAAACTGCTCGACGCCGGTGCACAGTACGTTGTTGACCTGACCGTTCCGGACATCACCGAGACCAACGTCCGGTTCGCCGTGGAGCACGGCATCCACGCAGTTGTGGGTACCACTGGCTGGGACGCCCACCGGCTCGATTCCTTGCGGAGCCTCTTGGAGCAAAAGCCGGACACCGGTGTTCTGATCGCCCCGAACTTCGCCCTCGGATCGGTGCTCGCCTCCGCGTTCGCGGCGAAGGCGTCGCAATACTTCGAGTCCGTGGAAATCATCGAACTGCACCACCCCAACAAGGTTGATGCTCCCTCCGGCACCGCAGTGCGCACGGCACAGCTGATCGCTGAAGCGCGCCAGGAAGCCGGCGTCCCGGCGAGCCCGGACGCCACGGAAACATCACTGGACGGTGCGAGGGGCTGCGACGTGGACGGGGTTCGTGTCCATAGCGTGCGCCTCCGCGGTTTGGTGGCCCATCAGGAAGTGCTCTTCGGTGGTCCGGGTGAGCAGCTGACGTTGCGCCACGACTCCTTCGACCGTGCCTCCTTCATGCCCGGCGTCCTTCTCGGGCTTCGCAAAGTCGCAGCCAACCCCGGCCTCACCGTTGGCTTGGACGGCTACTTGGACCTGGGGCTCTAG
- a CDS encoding putative tetratricopeptide repeat domain protein (identified by match to protein family HMM PF07719), which produces MGNFWTSLKKNRTKIWVGAITLLLVLYLVVSVQRSFLLLGDPSLVAKGIGAAYLVLPVVGAWALIRELLFGARTEQMAKVLEAEGGLPVDDLPRTPGGRIVRAAADAEFENYRAEAEAAPEDWRSWFRLSCAYDASGDRKRARASMRDAVKLFRSQPTAAGR; this is translated from the coding sequence ATGGGCAATTTTTGGACCTCTTTGAAGAAGAACCGCACCAAAATCTGGGTGGGTGCCATCACCTTGCTGTTGGTGCTTTACCTGGTGGTTTCCGTGCAGCGCTCGTTCCTCTTGCTCGGCGACCCCAGCCTTGTAGCCAAGGGGATCGGGGCCGCCTATCTGGTCCTGCCTGTTGTTGGCGCATGGGCGCTCATCCGTGAGCTGCTTTTTGGTGCCCGTACAGAGCAGATGGCCAAGGTTCTGGAAGCCGAGGGCGGATTGCCGGTTGATGATCTTCCGCGCACTCCCGGCGGGCGTATTGTCCGCGCAGCTGCTGACGCCGAGTTTGAGAACTACCGCGCCGAGGCCGAGGCCGCTCCGGAGGACTGGCGCTCATGGTTCCGGCTCAGCTGCGCCTACGATGCCTCAGGAGACCGCAAACGTGCACGTGCATCCATGCGTGACGCCGTGAAACTCTTTCGCTCTCAGCCCACCGCAGCTGGCCGGTGA
- a CDS encoding putative integral membrane protein produces the protein MTSQETTPTQKAPGGRRVSSRLTGIDAARGAALLGMMATHVMPTFGPSPQWEPTFVGLVFSGRSAALFAVLAGVGLALSTGKQEPRSGTELWAARGGVAMRALVIAVVGLMLGGLEVNVAVILVHYAVLFLCILPFLGLRLKALCFWALGWVLLSPVLAYLVRPLLLDANPPLKLGHNPNWEDMETPALLLADLFFTGYYPAFQWISYLLLGLVIGRLALTTARVQVLLLTCGVVVAGLAKVVGILAMELWGGRAALSVLPNTRGYPLESMLQVNVTGLEQTGTWWWLATASPHAGTTLDLLHSGGVAAAVVGLFLLLGTWAERIKVNFLILLSGPGAMTLTLYSAHVWVVSGFTNQPLPSGWTDEGMYWAQALTAVVIGVCFAVLRRRGPLEWVAHTASSLGRHRPAAVG, from the coding sequence ATGACTTCGCAAGAGACGACCCCGACGCAGAAAGCGCCAGGCGGCCGACGCGTCTCCTCCCGGCTCACAGGGATAGATGCCGCCAGGGGTGCAGCCTTGCTGGGGATGATGGCCACGCACGTGATGCCAACGTTCGGACCGTCCCCGCAATGGGAGCCGACCTTTGTGGGATTGGTGTTCTCAGGCAGGTCCGCGGCGCTGTTTGCCGTCCTCGCCGGCGTCGGGCTGGCGCTCAGTACGGGCAAGCAGGAGCCCCGCAGCGGCACGGAACTATGGGCTGCCCGGGGTGGAGTTGCCATGCGCGCCTTGGTGATCGCCGTCGTCGGACTCATGCTGGGCGGCCTGGAAGTCAACGTAGCCGTGATCCTCGTCCACTACGCGGTTCTGTTCCTGTGCATCCTGCCGTTCCTCGGCCTTCGGCTCAAGGCGCTCTGCTTTTGGGCACTTGGCTGGGTCCTGCTGTCACCGGTGCTGGCATATCTGGTCCGGCCTCTGCTGCTGGACGCCAACCCTCCCTTGAAGTTGGGCCACAATCCCAACTGGGAGGACATGGAGACGCCTGCGCTCCTCCTCGCCGACCTCTTTTTCACCGGCTACTACCCCGCGTTCCAGTGGATCTCTTATCTGCTGCTCGGATTGGTGATCGGCCGCTTGGCGCTGACGACGGCGCGAGTCCAAGTGCTGCTGCTGACCTGCGGGGTCGTGGTGGCCGGCCTGGCAAAAGTCGTCGGAATCCTTGCCATGGAGCTGTGGGGTGGTCGGGCTGCACTTTCAGTCCTCCCGAACACCCGCGGATACCCGTTGGAGAGCATGCTTCAGGTGAACGTCACCGGCCTCGAACAGACCGGTACATGGTGGTGGCTGGCGACAGCGTCCCCGCACGCCGGGACCACCTTGGACCTGCTGCACAGCGGTGGCGTGGCTGCGGCCGTGGTGGGTTTGTTCCTGCTGCTCGGCACCTGGGCGGAGCGGATCAAGGTCAACTTCCTGATCCTGCTGAGCGGGCCGGGGGCGATGACCCTGACCCTCTATTCAGCACACGTGTGGGTTGTCTCCGGCTTCACCAACCAGCCCCTGCCCTCGGGGTGGACAGATGAAGGTATGTACTGGGCCCAGGCTCTCACTGCTGTTGTGATCGGCGTTTGTTTCGCCGTACTTCGGCGCCGCGGACCATTGGAGTGGGTGGCCCACACGGCATCAAGCCTGGGCCGTCACCGGCCAGCTGCGGTGGGCTGA